One genomic window of Arachis stenosperma cultivar V10309 chromosome 10, arast.V10309.gnm1.PFL2, whole genome shotgun sequence includes the following:
- the LOC130955153 gene encoding LOW QUALITY PROTEIN: glutathione S-transferase T1-like (The sequence of the model RefSeq protein was modified relative to this genomic sequence to represent the inferred CDS: substituted 2 bases at 2 genomic stop codons): protein MNLILSGTALRTEVALSQTCQGSVSSLRLIFSFQEKTSFGIEWATCCKNISLREVNPLQKVLAIVHGNLKLSDSHAILVYLASAFTGIVDHWYPTELSRRAKINSVMDXHHSNLXNGAVNYVIHTTLAHALGRQLNPKAATEGEKVLLSSLKALEDFWLNGDNESFLCDSTQPSVADLSMICELMQLEVLDERDRSRILSPYKKILQWIENTRNVKVINLWHIVGFVLYANQEEIVFPPW, encoded by the exons ATGAACCTAATACTAAGCGGGACAGCATTGAGAACAGAGGTGGCTTTGTCTCAAACATGCCAG GGCAGTGTTTCTTCTCTAAGACTGATATTCTCTTTCCAAGAAAAAACTTCTTTTGGAATAGAATGGGCCACATGTTGCAAGAATATCAGTTTACGAG AAGTAAACCCTCTACAAAAAGTTCTGGCtattgttcatggaaacttgaAGCTCTCCGACAG CCATGCAATCCTAGTATATCTTGCTTCTGCTTTTACTGGAATTGTTGACCACTG GTATCCAACTGAGCTGTCTAGAAGAGCCAAAATTAACTCAGTAATGGATTGACATCATTCTAATTTATGAAATGGAGCAG TGAATTATGTAATACATACTACACTAGCACATGCCCTTGGCCGTCAACTAAATCCAAAAGCAGCTACTGAAGGAGAAAAAGttttattatcttctctgaAAGCACTGGAGGATTTTTGGCTCAATGGAGATAATGAAAGCTTTTTGTGTGATAGCACCCAACCATCGGTGGCTGATCTCAGCATGATTTGTGAACTTATGCAACTTGAG GTTTTGGATGAGAGGGATCGCAGTCGAATATTATCTCCTTACAAGAAAATTCTTCAGTGGATTGAGAATACAAGAAATGTCAAAGTAATAAATTTGTGGCATATTGTGGGCTTTGTTCTATATGCAAATCAGGAAGAAATAGTCTTTCCTCCCTGGTAG